GTAATGAATGGTTTGGCACTGCGCGATGCTTTGGAGCGTAGCAATATTCAGAGCCATGTTATGTCCGCCATTCCCATGAGTGGTGTGGTAGAGCATTACGACCGCCGTCGCGCGATTCGCTACCTAGAGCAAGGTGAAGTGGTGATTTTTGCAGCCGGTACCGGCAATCCGTTTTTCACCACCGATTCTGCGGCGTGTTTGCGCGGTATTGAAGTGAATGCCGAGTTGGTGCTTAAAGCTACCAAGGTGGATGGTGTTTATGATGCCGATCCCATGAAAAATCCTAATGCAAAAATGTATGAGCGTCTGACATACGATGAAGCCTTGGATAAAAAATTGGGCGTGATGGATTTGACGGCGATTTGCTTGTGCCGTGAACACAATATGCCCGTGCGTGTTTTCAGAATGTCGAAAGCGGGCGCGCTGCTCAATATCGTCGTCGGCGGCAATGAAGGCACGCTGATGGTTGAGAAAAACGAAGACTAATATCGATAGTGATTTAAAGAGAGTAGGCCAGCATGATTAATGACATCAAAAAAGAAGCCGAAGAGCGCATGAAGAAAAGCATTGAAGCGCTTTCACATGCACTGAACCGCATTCGCACCGGTCGTGCGCACCCCAGTATCCTTGAAGGCATCGTGGTGAATTACTACGGTGCGGATACACCTCTACAACAACTGGCCAATATCAATGTGGAAGATTCGCGCACGCTGTCGATTACGCCGTGGGAAAAAGCTGTGGTGCCGGCGATTGAAAAGGCAATCATGACTTCTGATCTGGGTTTGAATCCCAATACGGCAGGTGCGGTTATCCGCATTCCAATGCCTGCGTTGACCGAAGAGACGCGCAAAAACTTTATCAAGCACGCCAAAGCAGAGGCGGAAACGGCGCGTGTTTCGGTGCGCAATATTCGCCGCGATGCTAACACGCAACTGAAAGACCTGCTCAAAGAAAAAACCATCAGTGAAGATGATGATCGTCGTGCGCAGGATGAAGTGCAGAAAATTACTGACAAGTTTGTTGCTGAAATTGATAAAGCTTTTTCAGTCAAAGAAAAAGACTTGATGGAAATCTGAGGCGCAGCCTCGATTTTGTTGTCTTGATCGTGTCGTCTCCCGTGTCTGAAGTTGCTGCGTTACAACATGTCGCCCTGATTATGGACGGCAATAATCGTTGGGCAAAAAAACATGGTTTGCCCGGTGTGGCGGGTCATAAAAAAGGCGTGGAGCGTGTGCGTGATGTGTTGCGTGCCGCTAAAGATGCCAACATTCCCTATATCACTGTTTTTGCCTTTAGCTCTGAAAATTGGCAGCGCCCCGCGCCAGAAGTGGATGCCTTGATGGGGCTGTTCTCGCTGTATTTATCTAACGAAAAGAAAAAAATGAAAGAAGAAGGGGTGAGCTTGCGCGTCATTGGTGATCGTGCGCGCTTTTCACCTAAGTTGGCGAAGTTAATTGACGAAGCGGAGGTGTTTACCGCTGGCGGTGAGCGCGTATTGTCGATTGCAGCAGACTACGGCGGTCGCTGGGATATTGCCAATACGGCTAAAAAATTGGCAGAAGCTTGCGTGCGCGGTGATATTTTGCCCACGGATATTGATGAAGGTTTGGTGAGTCGCACAATGAGTCTGGGTGATTTGCCGCCCGTGGATTTGTTGATACGCACGGGCGGTGAAAAGCGTATCAGCAATTTTTTGTTGTGGCACGCAGCTTATGCTGAGTTATATTTTTCCGATTTATTTTGGCCTGATTTTGATGAAACGGCGATGCGTGCCGCTATAGCTGATTTTTACACGCGTCAGCGTCGCTTCGGTCTCTCCGGCGATCAGGTGGGTGCAGGTGCTTAAAACGCGCGTTATCACGGCCTGTTGTTTGTTGGCTGGTTTGGTGCTCGGTTTGCTGGCGCTGCCCTATGTTGGATTGGTTTTGTTTTTCTCGGCAATTTTTTGTTGGCAGCGGGTGAGTGGGCCAATATATCTGGCCTGACACAGCGCTGGCAGCAATATGCCTATGCTGGTTGTATGGCATGTGTGATGTACTTGTTGTTTATTTTTGGCGTACACCATGCGGGTGTTTTGTTAAATGCTTTATTGGTGCTGTCGTTGTTGGGTTGGTTATTTGTTTTGATAATGATCGGCAGGTATCCGGTTAAAAAAATATCAAACCATGTGTCGCTGTTGTTGCTATTGGGTTTTTGGTTGTTGATTCCCGCGTGGCTGGGCGTGTTGTTTTTGCAGCCGCTAGTCGCACACAGTGGTCTGTTGTGGTTGGTGATTGCTGTAATCGCTTTTGCTGATATTGGTGCGTATTTTTCTGGCCGTCGTTTTGGTCGACGGAAATTGGCAGTGCATGTCAGCCCGAATAAAACTTGGGAAGGGTTTTGGGGTGGCACTTTGGCGAATGCGGTATTCGCACTGGTGCTGGCGCTGGTTGTGCAATGCAATTTATTGCAAACGCTGGGGCTTATTGCGGCGATGGTATTGGTTTCTTGTGCTTCGGTGCTGGGTGATTTATTTGAAAGCATGATGAAACGCGAACGCGGCATTAAAGACAGTAGCAATTTATTGCCAGGACATGGCGGCGTATTGGATAGATTGGATGGTTGGACGGCAGCAGTGCCTGTGTTTACCGCGCTGTATTTGGTTTGGAGTGCTCTGCAGTGAAGTGCGTGCAGTCCGTTACGGTTTTGGGGTCGACAGGCTCCATCGGCGTGAGCACGCTGGATGTGATTGCGCGCCACCCAGATCGCTATTCTGTTTTTGCGTTGACCGCGCACAGTCGTGCTGATGTTTTATTAGCGCAGTGCAAAATCTTTGCGCCGCGTTACGCGGTAGTGGTGGATGCGGCACTGGCAGAGAAATTTGCAACAGAAATTCGCGCAGCAGGTTTAGCGACAGAAGTATTGTCTGGTGTGGCTGGCTTGGAAGCTGTCGCGGCACATGCGGATGTGGATACGGTGATGGCGGCGATTGTTGGCTTTGCAGGCCTTACACCAACATTAGCGGCGGTGAAAGCGAGCAAAAAAGTTTTATTGGCCAATAAAGAAGCGCTGGTGTGCGCGGGGCATCTGTTTACGCAGGCAGTTAAAGAAGCCGGCGCACAGTTGTTGCCTATCGACAGTGAACACAATGCCATTTTTCAGTGTTTGCCGTATGACAAAAGCATGGACGAAGCCGGTGTTAGTCGTTTGATTTTGACCGCATCCGGAGGACCGTTCCGCGAGTTTTCATTGGATGCCATGCGCACAGTGACGCCGCAGCAAGCCTGCGCACATCCGAATTGGAGCATGGGGCAAAAAATTTCTGTCGATTCCGCCACGATGATGAACAAAGGTTTGGAATTGATTGAGGCATGCCACTTGTTTGGTGTCGCGCAGGAGTGTGTGGATATCGTGGTGCATCCACAAAGCATCGTGCACTCGATGGTTGAATACCGTGACGGTTCTACGCTGGCGCAAATGGGTAACCCTGATATGCGCACACCCATCGCGTATGGTTTGGCGTGGCCAGAGCGTATTGATGCCGGTGTGCAGCGCTTGAGTTTTGCATCCGCTATGCGTCTTGATTTTTTACCACCGGATACCGTGCGCTTTCCTGCTCTGCGTTTGGCGCGAGAAGCGCTGAAGGCAAACGGCAGTGCGCCCGCAGTGTTGAATGCAGCAAATGAAATTGCAGTGGCGGCGTTCCTTGCGGGGCGTTTGCCATTTACAGGTATTGCGGCCGTGGTTGAGCGAGTGCTGACGGAATTGGCGGCGCAAGTTGCGCCGAGCGATATTTGCGCCCTACTAGAAGTGGACGAGCAGGCGAGAGTGGTTGCCGAGCGCGAGGTGAAGCGTCGTGGTTGAAACGGTGTTGCAGTCTCTGACAGGCTTTTTCTGGTCGGCGGGCGCGTTTGTTGTGGCGATTGCTGTCTTGGTTGCTGTACATGAGTTTGGGCATTTCTGGGTAGCGAGAAAGCTGGGCGTGAAAGTGCTGCGTTTCTCGATCGGTTTTGGCAAAACATTGTGGAGCCGAACCGATAGCTCAGGTTGTGAGTATGTGGTGGCAGCTATCCCACTGGGCGGCTATGTCAAAATGCTGGACGAGCGCGAAGCGCCTGTTGCGGAAGCTGAGCAGCATGCCAGTTTTAATCGTCAATCTGTGTGGAAGCGCTGCGCGATCGTCCTCGCAGGGCCTGTAGCCAACTTCGTGTTGGCTATCTGTTTGTTTTGGTGGATGTTTTTAGGCGAACAGCTGAGCTTGGTGCCGGTGGTTGGCGCAGTGACGCCGAATTCACCGGCAGCGTACGCAGGTCTGCAGGCGGGGCAGGAGATCGTCGCAGTAGATGACATCCCCACGCCAACACGCTCGAGTGTATTGGAAGCCTTGCTAATGCGCATTGGCGACACGGGTGATTTGGCGATTACGGTGCGCTATCCCAATAACACAACCTCTTATGAGCTCTTGGTGGGTGTGCAGGCTTGGTTGTCTGATACGGATATGCCGGATCCGCTTGCAAGCTTAGGCATGGCGTTTTACCTACCGCCGTTTGTGCAGGTGCGCGAGGTTATGCTGCAGAGTCGAGCGGAAAAAGCGGGCTTGCAGGCTGGCGATATCATTGAAAAGCTGGATGGTAAGCCAGTAGACAGTGTGGAAAGCTGGCTGAAAGTTGTGCGCAGCAAGCCTGAACAAGCTTTGGTATTGGGGGTGCGGCGGCAGGGCGTATGGCAGGAAATAGCCATCACGCCGGCTCAAGTGAGTGATCCCCAAGGCAAGCCTATCGGGCAGATTGGCGCGCAGATCGGCACCCCGCCCTTGGGTAAGCAGTACACCCGCGTTGTTAGCAATTCGCTTTGGCAAGCGCTGCAACAGGGCATCCGAGAAACGGCGAGCCAATCCCAGTTATTGCTGGTCACGCTGCAGAAATTGATAGTCGGCAACTTGTCACCAAAAAACTTGAGCGGTCCCCTTGGCATTGCTAAAGTGGCCGGCGATTCTGCCGAGCATGGTCTGGCGGTGTTTTGCCGCATGCTGGCCATTCTCAGTATCAATTTGGGCGTAGTGAATTTGCTGCCTATTCCAGTGCTGGATGGTGGTTTGTTGCTGATCTATCTGATCGAGGCTGCCAAGGGAAGCCCAGTGTCTGAACGCATCCAGCAGCTAGGCAGCCAACTTGGGATGACGCTGATTGTCGGCTTGATGTTGTTCGCAATTTACAATGATTTGCTCAGGTTGTGATGTGGGCAAATTGCTATATCGATTAAGCGTGAACTGGCTTTTTGTTAGTTCACACAGGGGATTTTGAGTGATTGATGTAATGAAAAAGCTAGTCTTTTTTGCAGGTTTGTTGCTGGTGTTAGTTGCGCCTGCTTCATACGCTGCGGACATATTCAGGGTGGCTGATATTCGCATTGAAGGGTTGCAGCGCGTTTCGTCGGGTTCGGTGTTTGCTGCTTTGCCCGTGAATACCGGCGATGAAATTGATGCTAGCCAATTGCAAGATTTGACCCGTTCTTTGTTTCGCACAGGTTATTTCGACGATATTCAAATCAATCGTGATCACGATGTGTTGGTTATTAAGGTAGTGGAGCGACCAACGGTTGCGGAAGTTAATATTTCAGGCAACAAAGTAATTAAATCGGAAGATTTGACAGATGCACTAAAAAAAGCAGGTCTGTCCGAAGGACAAATCTATAAACCATCTACACTGGAAGCGATGGGTTCAGAGTTGGAAAGGCAATATGTTGCACAGGGGCGTTACGGTGCAAAAGTAAAGACGGAAGTGCGAGATTTGCCACGCAATCGCGTGGGAATTTCTATTGGTATTGATGAGGGTGAAGTCGCCAGAATTAAAGCAATCAACATTGTTGGCAACACTGTGTTTCCAACAGAAGATCTGCTGAATTTGCTCCAATCGGAAACTTCTAACTGGTTGTCATGGGCGACTAGCAATGACAAATATGCGCGTGAAAAAATGGAAGGCGATTTGGAGCGTTTGCGTTCTTATTATATGGATCGCGGTTACTTGCGCTTTGAAATTGAGTCGACGCAGGTGTCGTTGTCAGATGACAAAGAGGCCATTTTTATTACGGTAAACATACACGAGGGTGAGGTGTATACCGTGAGTGATATTGAATTTGCTGGGCAGTTAATCATTCCTGAAGATGAAATGCGCGGGTTGGTAACACTGAAACAGGGCGCTGTATTTTCGCAGATCAATCTCACCAACTCGCAATCTGCAATCAGTAAACGCTTAGGTAATGAAGGTTACACCTACGCAGAAGTGAAACCCGTGCCGGAGCGCAACGAAGCAGACAAAACTGTCAAAATCACATTTTCTGTGTTGCCACATCATCGCGCTTATGTGAATCGCATTAACTTTAAAGGTAACACCAAGACGGCGGATGAGGTGTTGCGTCGTGAAATGCGCCAAATGGAGTCCGCGACGGCGGATTCTTCAAAGATTGAACAATCTAAAACGCGGTTAGAACGTTTGGGTTATTTTAAGACTGTTGATGTGAAGACAACCGATGTGCCGGGTACTGGCGACCAAATTGATGTGGAATACACGGTAGAAGAACAGCCGTCAGGCAGTATCGGTGCCAGTGTAGGCTTTGCACAAGGTTCCGGTTTGATTTTGGGCGGTAGTATTCAGCAAGATAATTTTATGGGTACGGGCAAGCAGGTGGGTGTGAACATCAGCACCAGCTCATACATGGATCAAATAAGTTTTAGTTACAGTGACCCTTATTACACGGTGGACGGCGTGAGCCGTGGCTTTAACTTGTATTACACAGCTAGAGATCTTTCTAACTATAACGTGTCAGATTATTCCGTAGACAGTTATGGTTTAGACATGAACTTTGGCTATCCAATTTCTGAAATTGAGCGTCTGCAGTTCGGCATTGGTTACGCGCACAACAGCATCAAAGTGGGATCGGCGCCTGCGCAAGAAATTTCTGGCACGCCATTGTTGCCAGATCCCAGCATTCCTTATGTTGATCAAGCCTGTTTAGCAAATCCTGCTAGCTGTATTACACAGTTTCCAGCCG
The DNA window shown above is from Cellvibrionales bacterium and carries:
- the pyrH gene encoding UMP kinase, producing MTTGKDRKYKRILLKLSGEELMGQEGFGIDPKVLDKMALEIGQLVGIGVQVGLVVGGGNLFRGAALSAAGLDRVTGDHMGMLATVMNGLALRDALERSNIQSHVMSAIPMSGVVEHYDRRRAIRYLEQGEVVIFAAGTGNPFFTTDSAACLRGIEVNAELVLKATKVDGVYDADPMKNPNAKMYERLTYDEALDKKLGVMDLTAICLCREHNMPVRVFRMSKAGALLNIVVGGNEGTLMVEKNED
- the frr gene encoding ribosome recycling factor, coding for MINDIKKEAEERMKKSIEALSHALNRIRTGRAHPSILEGIVVNYYGADTPLQQLANINVEDSRTLSITPWEKAVVPAIEKAIMTSDLGLNPNTAGAVIRIPMPALTEETRKNFIKHAKAEAETARVSVRNIRRDANTQLKDLLKEKTISEDDDRRAQDEVQKITDKFVAEIDKAFSVKEKDLMEI
- the uppS gene encoding di-trans,poly-cis-decaprenylcistransferase — translated: MSEVAALQHVALIMDGNNRWAKKHGLPGVAGHKKGVERVRDVLRAAKDANIPYITVFAFSSENWQRPAPEVDALMGLFSLYLSNEKKKMKEEGVSLRVIGDRARFSPKLAKLIDEAEVFTAGGERVLSIAADYGGRWDIANTAKKLAEACVRGDILPTDIDEGLVSRTMSLGDLPPVDLLIRTGGEKRISNFLLWHAAYAELYFSDLFWPDFDETAMRAAIADFYTRQRRFGLSGDQVGAGA
- a CDS encoding phosphatidate cytidylyltransferase, coding for MFVGWFGARFAGAALCWIGFVFLGNFLLAAGEWANISGLTQRWQQYAYAGCMACVMYLLFIFGVHHAGVLLNALLVLSLLGWLFVLIMIGRYPVKKISNHVSLLLLLGFWLLIPAWLGVLFLQPLVAHSGLLWLVIAVIAFADIGAYFSGRRFGRRKLAVHVSPNKTWEGFWGGTLANAVFALVLALVVQCNLLQTLGLIAAMVLVSCASVLGDLFESMMKRERGIKDSSNLLPGHGGVLDRLDGWTAAVPVFTALYLVWSALQ
- a CDS encoding 1-deoxy-D-xylulose-5-phosphate reductoisomerase, translated to MKCVQSVTVLGSTGSIGVSTLDVIARHPDRYSVFALTAHSRADVLLAQCKIFAPRYAVVVDAALAEKFATEIRAAGLATEVLSGVAGLEAVAAHADVDTVMAAIVGFAGLTPTLAAVKASKKVLLANKEALVCAGHLFTQAVKEAGAQLLPIDSEHNAIFQCLPYDKSMDEAGVSRLILTASGGPFREFSLDAMRTVTPQQACAHPNWSMGQKISVDSATMMNKGLELIEACHLFGVAQECVDIVVHPQSIVHSMVEYRDGSTLAQMGNPDMRTPIAYGLAWPERIDAGVQRLSFASAMRLDFLPPDTVRFPALRLAREALKANGSAPAVLNAANEIAVAAFLAGRLPFTGIAAVVERVLTELAAQVAPSDICALLEVDEQARVVAEREVKRRG
- the rseP gene encoding RIP metalloprotease RseP; this encodes MVETVLQSLTGFFWSAGAFVVAIAVLVAVHEFGHFWVARKLGVKVLRFSIGFGKTLWSRTDSSGCEYVVAAIPLGGYVKMLDEREAPVAEAEQHASFNRQSVWKRCAIVLAGPVANFVLAICLFWWMFLGEQLSLVPVVGAVTPNSPAAYAGLQAGQEIVAVDDIPTPTRSSVLEALLMRIGDTGDLAITVRYPNNTTSYELLVGVQAWLSDTDMPDPLASLGMAFYLPPFVQVREVMLQSRAEKAGLQAGDIIEKLDGKPVDSVESWLKVVRSKPEQALVLGVRRQGVWQEIAITPAQVSDPQGKPIGQIGAQIGTPPLGKQYTRVVSNSLWQALQQGIRETASQSQLLLVTLQKLIVGNLSPKNLSGPLGIAKVAGDSAEHGLAVFCRMLAILSINLGVVNLLPIPVLDGGLLLIYLIEAAKGSPVSERIQQLGSQLGMTLIVGLMLFAIYNDLLRL
- the bamA gene encoding outer membrane protein assembly factor BamA, which encodes MKKLVFFAGLLLVLVAPASYAADIFRVADIRIEGLQRVSSGSVFAALPVNTGDEIDASQLQDLTRSLFRTGYFDDIQINRDHDVLVIKVVERPTVAEVNISGNKVIKSEDLTDALKKAGLSEGQIYKPSTLEAMGSELERQYVAQGRYGAKVKTEVRDLPRNRVGISIGIDEGEVARIKAINIVGNTVFPTEDLLNLLQSETSNWLSWATSNDKYAREKMEGDLERLRSYYMDRGYLRFEIESTQVSLSDDKEAIFITVNIHEGEVYTVSDIEFAGQLIIPEDEMRGLVTLKQGAVFSQINLTNSQSAISKRLGNEGYTYAEVKPVPERNEADKTVKITFSVLPHHRAYVNRINFKGNTKTADEVLRREMRQMESATADSSKIEQSKTRLERLGYFKTVDVKTTDVPGTGDQIDVEYTVEEQPSGSIGASVGFAQGSGLILGGSIQQDNFMGTGKQVGVNISTSSYMDQISFSYSDPYYTVDGVSRGFNLYYTARDLSNYNVSDYSVDSYGLDMNFGYPISEIERLQFGIGYAHNSIKVGSAPAQEISGTPLLPDPSIPYVDQACLANPASCITQFPADGTYTSMTAGPAYKGFLDRHGTSFDDIKLTASWSQSTLNKAKLPTSGFSQSIAFEGTAPFVSDLEYFKAVYRGQVFKPINDKYTLRFRGRFGYGMGYGGTDELPFFENFYGGGFGSVRGFKRNTLGPRGTPARAFQYTALPNGQLAYVSVLTASGDKLVETNALDGDDDPIGGNVVMDGSIDLIVPTPFVKDQTSMQTSVFLDMGNVYDTDCSDAVPTVLNGRIVQGKGEKQINCDSFSFSPADMRYSTGVSLTWITSFGPLMFSIAKPLNAGSDDESEVFQFSMGQNF